CACTTTGACCTCGTACTCGACATGGAACTCTTTGAGCGCGTCGAGGGCCTTCTGCACGGTGGGCATGTCCGACGTGCTGCCCATGACGAGGCTGACCTGCGGGGTCGACGTGCTGCGTGCGGCGTTCATCATCTTTCCGTCCCTCTCCATGGTGCTAGCGAATCGCTTTGGCGCCGATGTCCGTGCGGAAATGGGCGCCGTCGAAGTGGATCATCTCGACCGCGTTGTAGGCGGTCTCGATGGCCGATTCGAGCGTGCGGCCTCGGGCGGTCACGCCGACCACGCGTCCGCCAGCCGTCACGAGCGTATGGCCGTCCAGCTTCGTGCCGGCGTGGAAGACCACCACGTCGGGATCGGCCTCGGCGTCCTCGATGCCGGTGATGACCTTCCCCTTCGCATAGGCACCGGGGTAGCCGCCGCTCGCCATGACGACGCAGATGCACCCACTGCTCGACCAGCAGAGATCGGAGCGCTCGATCGAGCCGTCGATGACGCCGCAGAGCACGTCGACGAGATCGTCCTCGAGCCGCGGCAAGAGCGCTTGTGTCTCCGGGTCGCCGAAGCGCACGTTGAACTCGAGCACTTGCGGGCCGTCGCCTGTCATCATGATCCCGGCGTAGAGCACGCCGCGGAAGTCGAGCCCTTCGGACGCCATGCCGCCGACGATCCGCTCGAACACCTCGGTGCGGATGCGCGCCCAAGCGAGCTCGTCGATGATGGGCGCGGGCGAGTACGCGCCCATGCCGCCCGTGTTGGGGCCTTTGTCGCCGTCGAACACAGGCTTGTGGTCCTGGGACGAGTCCATGAGCACAAACGACTCGCCCGAGACGAAGGCAAGCACGGACGCCTCCTCGCCGACAAGTCTCTCCTCGATGAGGATGTGGCTGCCGGCTTCGCCGAACGTCTGCTCGCGCAGTGTGCGGTCGACGGCGGCAAGGGCCTCGGCTTCGTTGGCGCAGACGATGACGCCCTTGCCCGCGGCCAAACCGTCGGCCTTGACGACGACAGGCCGGCCGAGCTGTCTGACATAGGCGGCCGCCTCGTCGGCGCTGTCGAACACCCGGTGCGGCGCGGTCGGCACGTTGTGGCGCGACATGAGCTCCTTGGCGAAGATCTTGCTCCCCTCCATACGCGCGGCCTTGGCGTTCGGGCCGAACACGCGCAGGCCGGCGGCCTGGAACGCGTCGACGAGGCCCGCGCACAGCGGCGCTTCCGGCCCGACGACGGTGAGGCCGACTCGCTCGCGACGCGCGAAGTCGACTAGGCCGGCGATGTCCTCGGCCGCGATCGGCACGCACGTGGCGTGACGCGCGATGCCGCCGTTGCCCGGGGCGCAGTAGATACCCTTGACCTGCGGGCTCTGCCTGAGCTTCCATACGAGCGTGTGTTCGCGGCCGCCGCCGCCGATGACGAGGACCTTCATACCTTCGCTCTGCTCCTATGAATGCCGGAAGTGGCGGATGCCGGTGAAGACCATCGCCACGTCACGTTCGTCGCACGCCTGGATCGAGTCCTCGTCTCGCACCGAGCCGCCGGGCTGGATGATGGCCGTGGCGCCGGCCTCGATCGCCGCATCCACCCCGTCGCGGAACGGAAAAAACGCATCCGAGGCGACCACGCAGGGCTTGAGCGGCTTCTGCGCTTTCATCACGGCGATCCTCGACGAGTCCACACGGCTCATCTGGCCGGCGCCGATGCCGATCGTCTCGGTCGCGTTGGCGTAGACGATCGCGTTCGACTTGACGTGTTTGCACACCTTCCACGCGAACATGAGCGCGCGCATCTCCTCATCGGTCGGCGCGCGCTTGGTCACCACATTGACGCCCTGCGGAGTCACCCGCGCGACATCGCGCTCCTGCACAAGTAAGCCGCCGACGATCTTACGCACATCACGGTCGGGCAGCACTGTGCCTCCGACCATGGCCCAGGTCTCGAGCCCCTCGAGCAGCATAAGGCGGCGCTGCTGCTTCTTCTTGAGAAACTCGATCGCATCGGCGTTATAGCCGGGCGCGATGATCGCCTCGAGGAACGTCTCGTTGAGCAGCTCGGCGGTCTTGATATCCACCTGGCGGTTGAGGGCCACGATGCCGCCGAAGGCCGAGACCGGATCGGTCGCGCGTGCCTTCGCGTAGGCCTCCTTGAGGTCCTTGTCGAGCGCGACGCCGCACGGGTTGGTGTG
This DNA window, taken from Verrucomicrobiota bacterium, encodes the following:
- the purD gene encoding phosphoribosylamine--glycine ligase, with translation MKVLVIGGGGREHTLVWKLRQSPQVKGIYCAPGNGGIARHATCVPIAAEDIAGLVDFARRERVGLTVVGPEAPLCAGLVDAFQAAGLRVFGPNAKAARMEGSKIFAKELMSRHNVPTAPHRVFDSADEAAAYVRQLGRPVVVKADGLAAGKGVIVCANEAEALAAVDRTLREQTFGEAGSHILIEERLVGEEASVLAFVSGESFVLMDSSQDHKPVFDGDKGPNTGGMGAYSPAPIIDELAWARIRTEVFERIVGGMASEGLDFRGVLYAGIMMTGDGPQVLEFNVRFGDPETQALLPRLEDDLVDVLCGVIDGSIERSDLCWSSSGCICVVMASGGYPGAYAKGKVITGIEDAEADPDVVVFHAGTKLDGHTLVTAGGRVVGVTARGRTLESAIETAYNAVEMIHFDGAHFRTDIGAKAIR